A genomic window from Desulfurellaceae bacterium includes:
- a CDS encoding enoyl-CoA hydratase — protein MPEPTDSPNTRPIDTGTQQLLCHIEGGVGVVTFNRPEARNALSDILTPALRRIMPELAAMPEVGCILLTGAGQAFCAGGDVKSMNAGPPVEQTTEQKIATLRHKQATLTAMIYELEKPVIAALPGPAAGAGLSIALACDIRIAAERAFITTAFRNIGLSGDYGGSWFLTQLVGTAKARELYYTADRVSARECERLGIVNRVVADDELHAEALALAKRIAAGPPIAIGYMKENLNRAVSQDLRTCLDMEADRIIRVQQTEDFREAVRAFVDKRPPTFRGR, from the coding sequence ATGCCTGAGCCAACCGACAGCCCGAACACACGTCCCATTGATACCGGAACACAGCAGCTCTTGTGCCATATTGAAGGCGGCGTCGGGGTAGTGACCTTTAACCGCCCGGAAGCCCGTAACGCGCTGTCCGATATCCTGACCCCGGCCCTGCGCCGCATCATGCCTGAGCTGGCGGCCATGCCCGAGGTCGGCTGCATCCTGCTGACCGGTGCCGGCCAGGCATTCTGTGCCGGTGGCGATGTCAAAAGCATGAACGCCGGCCCACCAGTCGAACAGACCACCGAACAGAAAATCGCGACCCTGCGTCACAAACAGGCCACCCTGACGGCCATGATCTACGAGTTGGAAAAGCCCGTCATCGCCGCCCTGCCCGGCCCGGCCGCCGGCGCCGGCCTGTCGATCGCCCTGGCCTGCGATATTCGGATTGCCGCCGAGCGGGCGTTTATCACCACCGCCTTTCGGAATATCGGTCTGTCGGGCGACTACGGCGGCAGCTGGTTTCTGACCCAGCTGGTAGGCACCGCCAAAGCCCGAGAGCTGTACTACACCGCCGACCGGGTCAGCGCGCGCGAGTGCGAGCGGCTCGGCATCGTCAACCGGGTGGTGGCCGACGACGAGTTGCACGCCGAAGCCCTGGCCCTGGCCAAACGGATTGCCGCCGGACCGCCCATCGCCATCGGCTATATGAAAGAAAATCTGAACCGGGCGGTAAGCCAGGATCTGCGCACCTGTCTCGACATGGAGGCCGACCGCATCATCCGCGTCCAGCAGACCGAGGACTTTCGGGAGGCGGTCAGGGCTTTTGTTGACAAGCGGCCGCCCACTTTCCGGGGCCGTTAG